DNA sequence from the Thauera sedimentorum genome:
GCAACGGCAAGCCGGTGCCCTACAAGCATCTGGTGGACGAGGCCTGCAAGCTGGCCGAATTCCCGCCCGCCAAGGTGCTGATCGTCGATCGTGGCCTGGACAAGGGTTTCCCCAAGGTCGAAGGGCGCGACGTCGATTACGCCACCCTGCGCGCCAAGCACATGGACGCCCAGGTCCCGGTGACCTGGCTGGAGTCCTCCGAGCCCAGCTACATCCTGTACACCTCCGGCACCACCGGCAAGCCCAAGGGCGTGCAGCGCGACACCGGCGGCTACACCGTGGCGCTGGCCGCGTCGATGAAGCACATCTTCACCGGCTTCGAGGGCGAGACCATGTTCTCCACCTCGGACATCGGTTGGGTGGTCGGCCACAGCTACATCGTTTACGGCCCGCTGGTCGCCGGCATGGCCACGGTGATGTACGAAGGCACGCCGCTGCGCCCGGACGCCGGCATCTGGTGGAGCATCGTCGAGAAGCACAAGGTCAACGTCATGTTCTCCGCGCCCACCGCGGTGCGCGTGCTGAAGAAGCAGGACCCGGCCTTCCTCAAGAAGTACGACCTGTCCTCGCTCAAGCACCTGTTCCTGGCCGGTGAGCCCCTGGATGAAACCAGCCACAAGTGGATCATGGACGAGCTGGGCATCCCGGTGATCGACAACTACTGGCAGACCGAGACCGGCTGGCCGATGCTGGCGATCTGCCGCGGCGTGGAAGACTCGCGCATCAAGCTCGGCTCGCCCGCCTTCCCGGTGTACGGCTACGACCTGCGCATCTTCCGCGAGGACGGCACCGAGTGCGGCGCCAACGAGAAGGGCATCGTCGGCATCGTGCCGCCGCTGCCGCCGGGTTGCCTGTCCACCGTGTGGGGTCAGGACGAGCGCTTCGTGTCCACCTACTTCAGCCTGTTCAAGGACCCGGTGGTGTATTCGTCCTCCGACTGGGGCATCAAGGACGAGGACGGCTATCACACCATCCTCGGTCGCATGGACGACGTGATCAACGTCGCCGGCCACCGCCTGGGCACCCGCGAGATCGAGGAAGCGGTGCAGGCTCACTCGGCGATCGCCGAAGTGGCGGTGGTGGGTGTGGCCGACGAGGTCAAGGGCCAGATGCCGATGGCCTTCGCCGTGGTCAAGAACGCTGCCACCATCGAGACGCCGGAGCAGCGCGCTGCGCTCGAGAAGGAGGTGATGAAGACGGTGGACAGCATGCTGGGCGCCATCGCCCGTCCGAGCCGGGTGCATTTCATCACCGGCCTGCCCAAGACCCGTTCGGGCAAGATGCTGCGCCGCTCGATCCAGGCCCTGGCCGAAGGGCGCGACCCGGGCGACCTGACCACCATCGACGATCCGTCCACCCTGGAGCAGATCAAGGCCGCCCTGGCCGGCTGATCCACCCCGGTAGTTGAGCAAGTCAGAAGGCCCGCCGCGTGCGGGCCTTCTTGCGTGCACATCCGCACGGCCGCGGCGCGGCTGCGGGAACCGGCGCCGTGGCGCGCCGGTCTGTCCGTGCATACTGCAAAGAAATCTGCCCGGATGCCCGCATTGTGGGCCGGGCATGCTCAGGGAGGCTGCATGCGTAACCGGACGGACCGGGGAGGGCTGTCGTGCTGAATGCGGTGCTGGGCATCGTGTTGGCGATGATGCTCGCGCCGGTGCTGTCGCGCGTGCTCGACACGCGGGCGGGCTTTCTGCTCGCACTGGCGCCGCTGGCGGCCTTCGTCTGGTTCGTCCTGCAGGTGCCGGCGATTGCCGCGGGTGGCCAGATGCTCGAGTCGCTGCCCTGGGTCCCGGGGCTGGACATCGCGCTCAGCTTCCGCCTGGACGGCCTGTCCCTGCTGTTCGCCCTGCTGATCAGCGGTATCGGCACGCTGATCGTGCTGTATGCCGGCGCCTACCTCTCCGACCACCACCACCTCGGCCGTTTCTACGCCTATCTGCTCGGCTTCATGGCCTCGATGCTCGGCCTCGTGCTGGCCGACGACCTGGTGGCGATGTTCGTCTTCTGGGAGCTGACCAGCGTCTCCTCCTACCTGCTGATCGCCTTCCAGCACGAACGCGCCGAAGCGCGGCGCTCCGCCCTGCAGGCGCTGCTGATCACCGGCGGCGGCGGGCTCGCGCTGCTTGCCGGTCTGGTGCTGCTGGGGCTTGCCGGCGAGGCCTGGCAGTTCTCCGCGCTGTCTGCGGAGGCCGTGGCCGACCATCCTGCCTGGACGGCGATCGTGGCGCTCATCCTGCTGGGCTGCTTCACCAAGTCGGCGCAGATGCCTTTCCACCTGTGGCTGCCCAATGCCATGGTGGCGCCCACGCCGGTGTCGGCCTACCTGCACTCGGCCACCATGGTGAAGGCCGGTGTCTATCTGCTCGCGCGCCTGAACCCGGTGTTCGGCGGCGAGGACGGCTGGGGCGACGTGCTGGTGGTGGTCGGCGCGGCAACCGCCCTGCTCGGCGCCGTGCTGGCCATCCGCCAGACCGACCTGAAGCGCTTGCTGGCCTACACCACGGTTACCGTGCTCGGCCAGCTCACCATGCTGATCGGCACCAATACGTCTTACGGGCTGCAGGCCTTCGCGGTCTATCTGCTGGCCCACTCGCTGTACAAGGGCGCCCTGTTCATGGCGGCCGGTGCGGTGGACCACGCCACCGGGACGCGGCAGATCACGCGCCTCGGCGGGCTGATCCGCTACATGCCGCTCACCGGTGCGGCGGTGGCGCTGGCGGCCTTCTCCAATGCCGGGCTGCCGCCTTTCTTCGGTTTCATCGCCAAGGAGTTCAAGTATTCCGGGCTCATCGAGTTCGGGCCGCTGGGGTGGGTGACCATCTTGGTGATGATCGCGACCAACGCCCTGTTATTGACCGCCGCCGGGGTGGTGTTCATCCGCGTCTTCCTTGGCCGTCGCGGGCGTTATCCACGCGAGCCGCACGAGGTCGGGCTGCCGATGTGGCTGGGGCCCATGGTGCTGGCCTTGGGTGGTTTCTTCCTCGGTGTGTTCAACAAGCTGCCCGAGGCCTGGGTGGTCAATGCGGCGGTGCAGGC
Encoded proteins:
- a CDS encoding propionate--CoA ligase is translated as MSSYKDFHRRSIEDRDAFWAEQAGLVHWNKPADEVCDFSRPPFVKWFKGGETNLCYNAVDRHAAKRPDDKALIYISTETNEEKVYSFAELQREVERMAAIYQELGVKRGDRVLIYMPMIAEAAFAMLACARIGAIHSVVFGGFAAGSLATRIDDAKPVLMVSSDAGMRNGKPVPYKHLVDEACKLAEFPPAKVLIVDRGLDKGFPKVEGRDVDYATLRAKHMDAQVPVTWLESSEPSYILYTSGTTGKPKGVQRDTGGYTVALAASMKHIFTGFEGETMFSTSDIGWVVGHSYIVYGPLVAGMATVMYEGTPLRPDAGIWWSIVEKHKVNVMFSAPTAVRVLKKQDPAFLKKYDLSSLKHLFLAGEPLDETSHKWIMDELGIPVIDNYWQTETGWPMLAICRGVEDSRIKLGSPAFPVYGYDLRIFREDGTECGANEKGIVGIVPPLPPGCLSTVWGQDERFVSTYFSLFKDPVVYSSSDWGIKDEDGYHTILGRMDDVINVAGHRLGTREIEEAVQAHSAIAEVAVVGVADEVKGQMPMAFAVVKNAATIETPEQRAALEKEVMKTVDSMLGAIARPSRVHFITGLPKTRSGKMLRRSIQALAEGRDPGDLTTIDDPSTLEQIKAALAG
- the mbhE gene encoding hydrogen gas-evolving membrane-bound hydrogenase subunit E, with translation MLNAVLGIVLAMMLAPVLSRVLDTRAGFLLALAPLAAFVWFVLQVPAIAAGGQMLESLPWVPGLDIALSFRLDGLSLLFALLISGIGTLIVLYAGAYLSDHHHLGRFYAYLLGFMASMLGLVLADDLVAMFVFWELTSVSSYLLIAFQHERAEARRSALQALLITGGGGLALLAGLVLLGLAGEAWQFSALSAEAVADHPAWTAIVALILLGCFTKSAQMPFHLWLPNAMVAPTPVSAYLHSATMVKAGVYLLARLNPVFGGEDGWGDVLVVVGAATALLGAVLAIRQTDLKRLLAYTTVTVLGQLTMLIGTNTSYGLQAFAVYLLAHSLYKGALFMAAGAVDHATGTRQITRLGGLIRYMPLTGAAVALAAFSNAGLPPFFGFIAKEFKYSGLIEFGPLGWVTILVMIATNALLLTAAGVVFIRVFLGRRGRYPREPHEVGLPMWLGPMVLALGGFFLGVFNKLPEAWVVNAAVQAVSRGPVDVDLHLWGGITPALAASALTTALGVLGYVYRYGLRRWLNRLRVLWRISGDLIWDRMLKRLFVFAGAMASSFQHGSLRRHILLLVLVASGVLLAAAVPALGRSGVAWDASSLSPVAVAGCLLAVLGAGGAAVMRGRLALVAALGLSGLGVALFFLGANAPDVAITQVMVETLTVVFLGLVLRRLPPMRVVGSRAPVIRRLHALVAALFGVAVSLALIAAVSQPLPGDIASWLLAASLPQGHGANVVNVVLVDFRALDTLGEILVVALACAAAGALLGERRRALARGGRPEFDSPLLREGVKPLAGLLVLVALVLLWRGHNLPGGGFIGALVAACAVVLIAVLLGSPAARRLLRVGALRVSAFGLVLAAGAGGIGLAAGADYLTGAWMFPGGLPLGTPLLFDVGVFFTVFGAVVHLLFRLLESEEG